The Cohnella abietis genome has a segment encoding these proteins:
- a CDS encoding peptidylprolyl isomerase — translation MIAKNRLVVSLLTIFALLLILTGCGDKERKNNSTDATATNGNGAAPTQEATPMSEVDTSGDNPIVTIEMDSGKTIKVELYPKVAPNSVNNFISLVKKGFYDGTIFHRVIPGFMIQGGDPDGTGMGGPGYSIAGEFTQNGFENKLKHTAGVLSMARAQDPNSAGSQFFLMVANSPHLDGAYAAFGKVIEGMDVVNEIVALPTGANDRPTTPPIMQKVTVDTRGVDAPEPEIIK, via the coding sequence ATGATTGCAAAAAACCGCTTGGTTGTTTCGCTGCTTACGATCTTTGCACTTCTGCTCATCTTAACAGGGTGCGGAGATAAGGAAAGAAAAAATAACTCAACAGATGCAACGGCTACCAATGGTAACGGCGCTGCACCCACACAGGAGGCTACACCAATGAGCGAAGTAGACACATCTGGCGATAACCCTATCGTCACTATTGAAATGGATAGCGGTAAGACAATTAAAGTTGAGCTTTACCCTAAAGTTGCACCAAATAGCGTAAACAATTTCATCTCCCTTGTGAAAAAAGGCTTCTACGACGGCACGATTTTCCACCGTGTTATTCCTGGCTTCATGATTCAAGGTGGCGATCCTGATGGAACAGGCATGGGCGGCCCAGGCTACTCTATCGCTGGTGAGTTTACTCAGAATGGCTTTGAGAACAAGCTTAAGCATACGGCTGGCGTATTATCCATGGCCCGTGCGCAAGATCCAAACAGTGCTGGCTCCCAGTTTTTCTTGATGGTAGCAAATTCTCCTCATTTGGATGGAGCATATGCTGCGTTCGGTAAAGTAATCGAAGGCATGGATGTCGTTAACGAAATCGTTGCTCTTCCTACTGGCGCCAACGACCGTCCAACAACACCACCAATTATGCAAAAGGTTACCGTGGACACTCGCGGTGTCGATGCTCCAGAACCGGAAATCATTAAGTAA
- the nagB gene encoding glucosamine-6-phosphate deaminase produces the protein MRFHILPTAADIHEQVADQFCKLLSEQPFSKLGLATGSTPIGIYTSLVRRFRAGEVSFRNATSFNLDEYVGISEDHPESYHSYMDSKLFQHIDLAPGSSYLPNGNATDLQEECSRYDNLLRDAGRIDLQLVGIGHNGHIGFNEPGRSLRSGTHLVKLDESTRQANARFFDRIEDVPTQALTMGMDTILKARTVLLVVTGADKAATVHRALTGPIETECPASLLQLHPDLHVYMDVEAGLHFTE, from the coding sequence ATGAGATTCCATATCCTACCGACAGCCGCAGACATTCATGAACAGGTAGCAGACCAGTTCTGCAAGCTGTTAAGTGAACAGCCATTTTCCAAATTAGGCTTGGCAACTGGAAGCACGCCTATTGGGATTTATACATCATTAGTTAGACGATTTAGGGCAGGTGAGGTATCGTTTCGTAATGCAACCTCCTTTAACCTAGATGAATATGTGGGCATTTCCGAAGATCATCCGGAAAGCTATCATAGCTACATGGACAGCAAGCTGTTTCAACACATTGATCTTGCACCGGGGAGTAGTTACTTACCGAATGGCAATGCAACAGATCTGCAAGAGGAGTGTTCACGATACGACAATCTGCTTCGGGATGCAGGGCGTATCGATTTGCAGCTGGTTGGTATCGGTCATAATGGGCACATAGGGTTCAACGAGCCGGGAAGATCGCTACGCAGCGGAACTCACCTAGTGAAGCTGGATGAATCTACACGACAAGCAAATGCACGATTTTTCGATAGAATAGAGGATGTACCAACTCAGGCATTAACGATGGGGATGGATACCATTCTAAAAGCAAGAACGGTTCTGCTCGTTGTTACAGGCGCTGATAAGGCAGCTACTGTACATCGGGCTCTAACCGGCCCTATTGAGACGGAATGTCCCGCTTCCCTGCTTCAATTGCATCCGGATCTTCACGTCTATATGGACGTGGAGGCGGGGCTGCATTTTACCGAGTGA
- a CDS encoding GntR family transcriptional regulator, whose product MTKRQTSSLYFNIKEKLLKQIQTGIYSVGQKLPTEAELCILYNASRTTIRLALNELEFQGILERIQGRGTFVKRKELQLIQTRSFTEDVLMQGKEPKSKLLEAKVIPAESPLDEFLNIPPSAPINQLLRVRYADNEPLLYERTHIAWSMAPGLVNDYSDGSLFSFLETKYNLKVHRAVEQLKPILADKTAKKLLNVKEGSPCLQIKTFTYLSDNTPLEYSFGVFRGDFPNYTIERFF is encoded by the coding sequence GTGACAAAGCGTCAAACTAGTTCCTTGTACTTTAACATTAAAGAGAAGCTTCTCAAGCAAATTCAAACAGGCATTTACAGTGTTGGTCAAAAATTGCCAACTGAAGCCGAATTGTGTATTTTATACAATGCCAGCCGTACCACAATACGTCTCGCTCTTAATGAGCTTGAGTTCCAAGGAATTCTGGAGCGTATTCAAGGACGAGGTACCTTCGTTAAACGCAAGGAGCTGCAGCTAATCCAAACGCGCAGCTTTACGGAAGATGTGCTCATGCAGGGTAAAGAGCCTAAAAGCAAGCTACTAGAAGCTAAGGTTATTCCGGCTGAATCCCCACTTGATGAGTTTCTTAACATTCCGCCCAGCGCTCCTATCAATCAGCTACTAAGAGTCCGCTATGCTGACAATGAGCCCCTTCTCTATGAGAGAACTCACATTGCCTGGAGTATGGCTCCTGGACTAGTCAATGACTACTCAGATGGTTCTCTGTTCAGCTTTCTTGAAACCAAATACAATCTCAAGGTCCACCGTGCAGTTGAACAGCTTAAGCCAATCCTAGCTGATAAAACAGCCAAAAAGCTGCTCAATGTCAAGGAAGGCTCCCCTTGCCTACAAATCAAAACCTTCACTTATTTATCCGATAACACTCCATTGGAATATAGCTTCGGCGTGTTCCGCGGCGACTTCCCGAATTACACCATTGAACGATTTTTCTAA
- a CDS encoding cryptochrome/photolyase family protein — MKLFIHRKDLRITDLPAFDYIRTLGDSSLHILILDPYLLRNGRHNEHSGVQFLRHAGRLREAYARENATLHIYYGEPAIVLRWLLEQHPTIDELIYHQDFTPYAIGRDRQIAQVAMDADVRVTALPDLTLISLASFHQMSGRSEGYKVFTPFYRKWLDYLQDFYHPPFTTSLKELSPIVGEISGDSAESFVVPMHLQEVMLEENHPISPEEVLEDFLDEKIVQYANNRDKYAIDATSGISRFLNVGAISVRTVYEKLMLHSDAVESWKRQLAWRDFYIYQAHMDPRFFRYEKEFDLSPLNEQYFRAWSEGKTGIPIIDAAMRELNETGCMPNRLRMVTAMFLTKNLLCPFTYGERYFRLKLMDYDNVLNRGGWLWCSSLGFDAAPYFRIMNPVTQSQTHDPSGAYLRRWLPELAHLSDKQIHLPQPNAIVDLKISRARAIEVYKNIV, encoded by the coding sequence ATGAAGCTGTTTATTCATCGCAAGGATTTACGAATTACGGATTTGCCAGCATTTGATTATATAAGGACGCTCGGTGATTCCAGCCTGCATATATTGATCCTTGACCCCTATTTGTTGCGTAATGGTAGGCATAATGAGCATAGTGGCGTTCAATTTCTGCGACATGCGGGTCGTCTTCGGGAAGCGTATGCCCGGGAAAATGCAACTCTGCATATCTATTATGGAGAACCTGCGATAGTCTTACGCTGGTTACTAGAGCAGCATCCTACTATAGATGAACTGATCTATCATCAGGACTTCACACCCTATGCTATTGGGCGAGATCGTCAAATAGCTCAAGTAGCTATGGACGCTGATGTTAGGGTCACAGCTTTGCCGGATCTCACACTTATCTCGCTAGCAAGCTTTCACCAGATGTCCGGACGAAGTGAAGGCTATAAGGTGTTCACACCCTTTTACCGCAAATGGTTGGATTACTTGCAGGATTTCTACCATCCTCCATTTACAACTAGCCTAAAGGAACTGTCTCCTATTGTAGGAGAGATTTCGGGGGATTCAGCGGAGTCATTTGTTGTACCGATGCATCTGCAAGAGGTGATGCTGGAGGAGAATCATCCGATTTCTCCCGAAGAGGTGTTAGAAGACTTTCTGGATGAGAAGATCGTACAATACGCAAACAACAGAGATAAGTATGCCATAGATGCTACGAGCGGGATTAGCCGTTTTTTGAATGTAGGTGCCATATCGGTAAGGACTGTCTATGAGAAGCTTATGCTACATTCAGACGCAGTCGAAAGCTGGAAACGCCAGCTAGCTTGGCGGGATTTCTATATTTATCAAGCTCATATGGACCCTCGTTTTTTCCGTTATGAGAAGGAGTTCGATCTCTCTCCACTGAATGAGCAATATTTTCGCGCATGGTCGGAGGGGAAGACTGGTATTCCTATTATCGATGCAGCGATGCGGGAGCTCAATGAGACAGGGTGCATGCCCAACCGACTGCGCATGGTAACAGCGATGTTTCTCACGAAAAATTTACTCTGTCCCTTTACCTACGGGGAACGGTACTTCCGTCTTAAGCTGATGGATTATGATAATGTGCTAAACCGCGGGGGATGGTTGTGGTGCTCATCGCTGGGGTTTGATGCTGCGCCTTATTTTCGAATTATGAACCCAGTCACACAATCGCAGACTCATGATCCTAGCGGTGCTTATCTTAGACGTTGGCTTCCGGAGCTTGCTCATTTAAGTGATAAACAAATTCATCTGCCCCAGCCGAATGCCATCGTGGATTTGAAGATTTCACGCGCAAGGGCTATTGAAGTCTACAAAAATATTGTTTGA
- a CDS encoding Npt1/Npt2 family nucleotide transporter: MLTIGDKMLRLIWGNTDEDKKENTRVIGLFFYLFCVVSASTLGRTAADTLFLSRFNASQLSLMYLPQAASLIIAGILFQRYGSRVRLDRLIFFLIPAVSILVVLSRIGVGLDLVWVYPTIYVGYDVINFLMIVCFWQFASSVLDQRKAKKTIPLVGSGGIVGGIISGFGLKLIAPLVGTANLIYIYAGLQLLALVAVFFVRRLSMGATEAFDSPQPTKTKSDKRTKESNAGLFKNVPHLKYVAIMSAALVISLTLIDYQFKVILRGTLQNDALAGFMGSFYGFSGLCALLVQLFVAGKLVSRFGVMTSILVFPVALFAGSIGILFIPVLAMAILVKGSDKVVGDTIYSSVNQLIMFPISPKWRNRAKGFLDGVIRNGAKGVAAVSLIILSPLLSARELSFIIVPLLGVGIYAAIRVKKAYLQMLLSTLEKRGDELQEGELDLMDPASRQLLVGALGSADRQQALYALRVLGNLNEFDLTPYIPDLLRHSSPEVSVEALIYVERTKPTGMEKELVKILSETATSDKRVQSQALIALAAYAEEEYLEIISQRLEADEVEIKAGAIAGLIKYYGIEGMFQAVGTLKALIESAKEEERTAMASLFGRIGIREFYKPLLSLLQDPSPDVRRCALSSAAILRVPELVPYLVPLLQESKTRSDAIDTLASYEDKVILPLLEPYLDGEVAALHVPKVFERIGTKVAFQHLIRKYAAVRYDMRGKLLEAMVGIRSKDIQVDHKEIERLALMELRDYGRFAAHNNWNPETIDDNEVWNAVEQLRSATFRRVFQLLGLAYDVNTIDAVYLGWSEGDARRQANATEIMDQMLQGELRTELTKWMMAPRTATSEKGVSSKARSWNWLYDHGDEGIRRAIHFAMLEEGGGLLVEEFKDGALLANRSENEALRESMWAIRALRNASLFEGFTSRDLMSIVQYTKLIQVPMGELVFQEKDPGDSLYLIREGRAGVYRDGDLVDEQLAGDSFGQTSVLTRRLRTATIRAETDLSLLRLDSSDFYEAMFDRTELALEMMKRLSRKLRSAMADQKQTAQVETGTSVEHVAQGAATVEGSVINNESQSQVILRRVLVLQKIELFAHLFPEDFIRLAHRVEEVVYEPGEVICRLDEYGDTMFGIIEGGIRVHRGSETLANLGVGQCFGEMAIIDSGPRSADCTAVEHTVLLRLHRHQVFSFCFQQIDVLKSMVKVLADRLRETA; encoded by the coding sequence ATGCTGACCATAGGCGATAAAATGCTGCGTTTGATCTGGGGAAATACGGATGAAGATAAGAAAGAGAACACCCGGGTTATAGGGCTGTTCTTTTATTTGTTTTGCGTTGTTTCGGCCTCAACGCTAGGCAGAACAGCAGCGGATACATTGTTCCTGTCACGCTTCAATGCATCACAGCTGTCTTTGATGTATTTGCCACAGGCAGCATCGTTGATTATAGCCGGAATTCTCTTTCAGCGATATGGTAGCCGAGTTCGTCTGGACCGACTTATTTTCTTTCTTATCCCTGCTGTCTCTATACTCGTAGTGTTGTCCCGAATCGGTGTTGGACTAGACCTCGTTTGGGTTTATCCTACTATATATGTCGGTTACGACGTCATTAACTTTCTCATGATCGTCTGCTTCTGGCAGTTCGCATCCTCTGTCCTTGATCAACGGAAGGCTAAGAAAACCATTCCTCTAGTCGGAAGTGGGGGGATAGTTGGAGGGATCATAAGCGGTTTTGGGTTAAAGCTGATAGCGCCGCTGGTGGGCACCGCAAATCTGATCTATATTTACGCTGGACTCCAGCTACTCGCCTTAGTAGCGGTATTCTTCGTAAGACGGCTGAGTATGGGAGCAACAGAAGCCTTTGACAGCCCGCAACCTACCAAGACTAAATCGGATAAACGAACGAAGGAATCGAATGCCGGTCTATTCAAGAATGTCCCTCATTTGAAATATGTGGCTATTATGTCTGCTGCGCTCGTTATTTCTTTAACGCTTATTGATTACCAATTCAAAGTCATCTTAAGGGGCACTCTGCAAAATGATGCTTTGGCGGGGTTCATGGGTAGCTTCTATGGGTTTTCTGGCTTGTGTGCGTTGCTCGTACAGCTGTTCGTAGCGGGTAAGCTAGTAAGCCGTTTCGGAGTTATGACTTCGATTCTGGTATTCCCTGTTGCCTTATTCGCAGGAAGTATAGGCATTCTGTTCATCCCTGTTCTAGCAATGGCTATTCTAGTCAAGGGTAGTGATAAGGTTGTAGGTGACACGATTTATTCTTCGGTTAACCAGCTCATCATGTTTCCAATCTCTCCGAAATGGCGAAATCGAGCCAAGGGATTTCTTGATGGCGTTATTCGTAATGGAGCCAAGGGTGTTGCCGCGGTCAGCTTAATTATTCTATCGCCACTACTAAGCGCGCGGGAACTTAGCTTTATCATCGTCCCGTTGTTAGGTGTGGGGATTTATGCGGCTATTCGGGTTAAGAAGGCTTACTTGCAGATGCTTCTGTCTACATTAGAAAAGCGTGGTGACGAGCTTCAAGAAGGCGAGCTAGATCTGATGGATCCGGCCAGTCGTCAATTGTTAGTTGGAGCGCTCGGAAGTGCGGATCGCCAGCAAGCATTGTATGCGTTGCGGGTTTTAGGCAATTTGAATGAATTTGATCTAACTCCATACATTCCTGATTTGCTTCGTCATTCTTCTCCGGAGGTGAGTGTGGAAGCCTTGATCTATGTGGAGCGGACAAAGCCCACTGGCATGGAGAAAGAGCTTGTAAAAATATTAAGTGAGACTGCTACTAGTGATAAAAGAGTACAATCGCAGGCACTTATTGCGCTCGCGGCCTATGCTGAGGAGGAGTATCTGGAGATCATATCCCAGAGGCTGGAAGCAGATGAGGTTGAAATAAAGGCCGGGGCTATCGCGGGACTTATTAAATATTACGGAATTGAAGGGATGTTTCAGGCTGTTGGAACACTTAAAGCCTTAATTGAAAGTGCTAAAGAAGAAGAGAGAACAGCAATGGCTTCGCTCTTCGGTCGAATTGGCATTAGAGAGTTCTACAAGCCGCTCCTTTCTCTGCTGCAGGATCCATCGCCGGATGTTCGTAGATGTGCCTTAAGCTCTGCGGCAATATTACGCGTGCCTGAGCTTGTTCCCTATTTAGTACCTTTGCTCCAGGAAAGTAAAACTCGCTCGGATGCAATCGATACCTTGGCTTCATATGAAGATAAAGTCATTTTACCCCTGCTTGAGCCTTATCTTGATGGGGAAGTGGCTGCTTTGCACGTGCCTAAGGTATTTGAAAGAATAGGGACCAAGGTAGCCTTCCAGCATCTGATTCGGAAATATGCGGCGGTACGTTATGATATGCGGGGGAAGCTGCTTGAAGCAATGGTCGGGATACGAAGTAAAGATATTCAGGTAGATCATAAAGAAATTGAACGATTAGCTCTTATGGAGCTTAGAGACTATGGCCGTTTTGCTGCGCATAATAATTGGAATCCTGAGACTATCGATGATAATGAGGTGTGGAATGCTGTAGAGCAGCTACGCTCAGCGACATTCCGTAGGGTTTTTCAGCTGTTGGGTCTAGCTTATGATGTAAACACGATAGATGCGGTTTACCTTGGATGGAGCGAAGGAGACGCTAGAAGACAGGCCAATGCTACAGAGATCATGGACCAGATGCTTCAAGGTGAACTGCGTACAGAGCTGACCAAGTGGATGATGGCACCGCGGACGGCTACCTCGGAGAAAGGTGTCTCTTCAAAAGCGAGAAGCTGGAACTGGCTGTATGATCACGGGGACGAAGGAATACGTAGAGCTATTCATTTTGCGATGCTGGAAGAGGGGGGCGGCCTTCTGGTTGAGGAATTCAAGGATGGCGCTTTGCTGGCTAATAGGTCGGAAAATGAAGCTTTACGAGAGAGTATGTGGGCGATTCGGGCGCTTAGAAATGCATCCTTGTTCGAGGGATTCACGAGTAGAGATCTAATGTCTATCGTTCAGTATACAAAGTTAATTCAAGTTCCGATGGGGGAGCTCGTATTTCAGGAAAAAGACCCGGGAGATTCGCTGTACTTGATCAGAGAAGGTCGGGCAGGCGTGTATCGGGATGGGGATTTAGTGGATGAACAATTGGCGGGAGATAGCTTTGGTCAGACTTCAGTGCTGACAAGAAGACTGCGTACAGCTACTATTCGCGCGGAAACGGATTTAAGCTTGCTGCGTTTAGACTCCTCGGATTTCTATGAAGCAATGTTTGACAGGACAGAGCTGGCGTTGGAAATGATGAAAAGGCTGTCCCGTAAGCTCCGTTCAGCAATGGCTGATCAGAAGCAAACGGCTCAGGTGGAGACGGGTACTTCCGTGGAGCATGTAGCTCAAGGTGCTGCTACTGTGGAAGGTTCGGTCATCAATAATGAGTCGCAGAGTCAGGTGATATTGCGTAGAGTACTTGTGCTGCAGAAGATTGAGCTGTTCGCACATTTGTTTCCGGAAGACTTCATTCGTCTAGCGCACCGAGTGGAGGAGGTTGTCTATGAGCCGGGTGAAGTCATCTGCCGCTTGGATGAATATGGCGATACAATGTTCGGTATTATTGAAGGTGGCATTCGTGTTCACCGAGGTTCGGAAACTTTGGCTAATCTCGGAGTTGGGCAATGCTTCGGGGAGATGGCCATTATCGATAGCGGTCCTCGCTCAGCAGATTGCACGGCTGTAGAGCATACCGTCCTGCTGAGGCTGCATCGGCATCAGGTATTCTCCTTCTGCTTCCAGCAGATCGATGTGCTGAAAAGCATGGTCAAGGTGCTAGCCGACCGCTTGCGGGAGACTGCTTAG
- a CDS encoding DNA-methyltransferase translates to MSTKASPEEIINRTINQNLFEALDYLPDEFVDLLFIDPPYNLTKSFNGKTFTQMNNQQYTQWMDSWFSRIIRILKPNATVYICGDWRSSHSIYEVASKYLNIINRITWEREKGRGALTNWKNASEDIWHCTKSEDYKFYVDRVKVKRKVVAPYRTESGKPKDWDEHSDGNFRLTHPSNLWTDLTVPFWSMPENTDHPTQKPEKLLAKIILASSDEHDVVFDPFGGAGTTSTVAKKLNRHFVSIEIDETFCCLTEKRLDLASIDTSIQGYSEGVFWDRNTLREQSKGASKQKE, encoded by the coding sequence TTGAGCACGAAAGCCAGTCCCGAGGAAATCATTAATCGCACAATTAACCAGAATCTTTTTGAAGCGCTAGATTACTTGCCAGATGAATTCGTCGATCTACTATTCATAGACCCTCCCTATAATTTAACGAAAAGCTTTAATGGTAAAACCTTTACCCAGATGAACAATCAACAGTATACACAATGGATGGACTCTTGGTTTTCCCGCATCATTCGCATACTGAAGCCCAACGCCACGGTCTATATCTGCGGTGATTGGAGGTCTAGCCATTCTATTTATGAGGTTGCCTCTAAATATCTTAACATCATTAACCGAATTACCTGGGAACGTGAAAAGGGTCGGGGCGCATTAACGAATTGGAAGAATGCTTCAGAGGACATCTGGCACTGCACAAAATCAGAGGACTACAAGTTTTATGTAGACCGCGTTAAGGTAAAGCGCAAGGTTGTCGCTCCCTATCGAACCGAAAGCGGGAAGCCTAAAGATTGGGATGAGCATTCAGACGGGAATTTCCGACTCACTCACCCCTCTAATCTGTGGACGGATTTAACGGTTCCATTCTGGTCGATGCCTGAAAATACAGACCACCCGACGCAGAAGCCGGAAAAGCTGCTCGCTAAGATCATTCTAGCAAGCTCTGATGAGCATGATGTCGTGTTCGATCCTTTCGGCGGAGCAGGTACTACATCTACCGTTGCAAAAAAACTGAATCGTCATTTCGTAAGCATTGAAATCGACGAAACCTTCTGCTGCCTCACCGAGAAAAGACTCGACCTCGCAAGCATCGACACCTCCATCCAAGGTTATTCGGAAGGTGTCTTCTGGGATCGGAATACGCTTCGGGAACAATCCAAAGGGGCCTCTAAGCAGAAAGAGTAA
- a CDS encoding 6-phospho-beta-glucosidase, protein MVHKKQLKVAVIGGGSSYTPELVEGLIKRRHELPIKDLYLVDVESGREKLEIVGALAKRMVEKAGADIRIHLTLDRAEAIRDADFVTTQLRVGQLEARGWDERIPLKYNCIGQETTGAGGFAKALRTIPVILDICKEMEELAPNAFLLNFTNPAGIVTQAALKYSKIKTIGLCNLPIGLKMQIAEFYEVDVSKVDIEMIGINHLNWTTRIIVDGEDVSEAFLLKAAGAKGLTMKNISDLEWDGQFLQSLGALPCSYHRYYYMKDAMLAEQLVDLQTEGTRADVVKKVELELFELYKDPSLSIKPPQLEQRGGAYYSEVAVNLMTSIYNNKKDIQTVNVRNNGIIPFLPDDASVEVNSIIDADGAHPIQVTKQVGPEIRGLMQLVKAYEELTVEAAVHGNLKAALQALTIHPLVGNADTAQLILNDIMEQNKPFLPQFQR, encoded by the coding sequence ATGGTTCACAAAAAACAGTTAAAGGTAGCCGTCATTGGTGGAGGGTCATCGTACACGCCTGAATTGGTTGAAGGGCTTATTAAACGCCGGCATGAATTGCCTATTAAGGATCTCTATTTGGTGGACGTAGAATCCGGCCGGGAAAAGCTAGAAATCGTTGGGGCACTTGCTAAGCGAATGGTTGAGAAGGCTGGGGCAGATATTCGCATTCACCTTACGCTAGATAGAGCTGAGGCCATACGTGATGCTGACTTCGTAACCACTCAATTGAGAGTTGGTCAACTAGAGGCTCGGGGGTGGGACGAACGAATTCCGCTTAAGTACAATTGCATAGGCCAAGAGACGACAGGTGCTGGTGGCTTCGCTAAGGCACTTCGAACCATCCCAGTCATTCTCGATATTTGCAAGGAGATGGAGGAGCTTGCTCCGAATGCATTCCTACTGAACTTTACCAATCCGGCGGGCATTGTCACACAGGCTGCGCTAAAATACAGCAAAATTAAGACGATTGGCTTGTGCAATCTACCCATTGGCTTAAAGATGCAGATCGCTGAGTTCTACGAGGTTGATGTCTCCAAGGTTGATATTGAAATGATCGGCATTAACCATCTCAACTGGACAACCCGAATTATTGTCGACGGAGAGGATGTTTCTGAAGCGTTCTTGCTTAAGGCAGCCGGGGCAAAAGGCTTAACAATGAAGAACATTTCGGACCTCGAATGGGATGGACAATTCTTGCAATCTCTAGGGGCTTTACCTTGCAGCTATCACCGATATTATTACATGAAGGATGCCATGCTTGCAGAGCAGCTCGTGGACTTGCAAACAGAGGGTACACGCGCAGATGTCGTAAAGAAGGTCGAGCTAGAATTGTTCGAGCTCTATAAGGACCCTAGCTTATCTATTAAACCACCACAGCTAGAGCAAAGAGGCGGAGCTTACTATTCGGAGGTGGCGGTCAACTTAATGACCTCCATATACAATAACAAGAAGGATATCCAGACTGTTAATGTAAGAAACAATGGTATCATTCCATTTTTGCCAGACGATGCGTCAGTGGAGGTTAATTCCATCATTGATGCCGATGGAGCACATCCTATTCAGGTTACGAAACAAGTTGGTCCTGAAATAAGGGGCTTAATGCAATTGGTGAAGGCTTATGAGGAATTAACTGTAGAAGCAGCGGTTCATGGCAATCTTAAGGCTGCTTTGCAGGCATTAACTATCCACCCGTTGGTAGGCAATGCGGACACTGCACAGCTTATCCTGAATGACATCATGGAGCAAAATAAACCATTTCTCCCCCAATTCCAAAGATGA